Below is a window of Vigna radiata var. radiata cultivar VC1973A unplaced genomic scaffold, Vradiata_ver6 scaffold_321, whole genome shotgun sequence DNA.
tgcaaaacaTAACATATACAACTAAGTATACTGTATTGGATGGAACATTATGTGTATTCTTGTTTATGATTGTAATGTTCACTTTGTAGGAAGCAGTACTTAAGTGGCCACCCCTAAGGCccttgtgtttgattttgaaagTATTTCTGCAGCAAAGAGAGCTAAATGAGGTAAGAGTTctctataatattaatatttcttgTAATGTTCTGATTCCAGTATGCCTAGTTGTGATTCTTGTTAAGTATGCAGGTATATTCTGGTGGGATTGGCTCGTATGCCCTTCTTGCCATGCTGATGGCAATGTTGAAGGTTAGTGGTTCTTGAATATGCTTTAAAAATTTAGTGGTCACTTGCTTGCAGCATGATGAGGTTTTCCCTATTCAGCATATAGTCCACCTCTGCATCatgagaaataataaataaataaattcactcttttctttcaaatattttcaaacaccCGGAACTTTTTGCCAATATCATGGTCTAAGTTTGTGACACTTGTTTGCTTCAGAATCTTCGCCTGAGCCAAGCTTCTGCAGAGCACAACCTGGGAGTCCTTTTGGTGCGTATATTCTGATTCTGAAGTATCGTTTTGCATATGTCTTTTTGGTTCCAGGGGTGTTATATGAGTTGCAATTCATTATTCGCGACTGTTCTGTGCAATTTAGCAGTTTAAGGAAGAGAAACATGCACAATAATTGTGTGCTGTGTGCCTTTGTTTTGATAAAGGTTTCCTTTATAGGATGAAAGtaagaaatatatcaatttaCCATTCTGATAGtgctatttttttcttcattttgaaaTCAGGTGCATTTTTTTGATTTCTATGGGCGCAAATTGAACACATCAGATGTTGGTGTGTCCTGTAATGGGACAGGCACTTTTTTTGTGAAAAGTAGTAAAGGGTAATAAAGAATTTGGGTATATAATTGaagtaatgttatttttaatgattctGCATAATTTATCATTTGGTTATTGAACTTTTCCCTCTGTCATCTCAGGTTTTTAAACAAATCACGGCCAAGTCTTATTTCCATCGAGGATCCTCAGGTATGGTCTTTCTAATATTTCATAACAAAGAATATTTTGAGTTACTATTTCCATTTCCAGAGTCATTACTTGCCTGCTTTTTTGGagcaatttttaaatattttatggagTGTATATGAAAAGTGGAAATTGGAGAAGATATTCGCCAACCAAAATGTTAAAGGGCCTAATCATAATTGGATAGTGaactataaaatattgaatactATCGAAGTCTGTCTTATTGGTTTTCTGTTGTAGATCgctttcaaattattttctacATACGcatctatatattatattgacaCTACTTTTTTTTGTGTATATTAAACAAACTATTATCATTCCTTTAGTTGATTGATAGTGTTTTTTGGCTGAATCAGGCACCAGAAAATGACATTGGGAAGAACTCCTTTAATTATTTCCAGGTCTGTTTACTTTTGTGTAACCCTGTGCACTGTGCTTCCTGTTTTTCTATTTGACTCTCGACATTTTTTGGTGTATATATGTTCCTTGGTGTAAATTGAATACATTAATATAATGGTCAATAATTTGTCATTTACTGGAACTTATGTACAGGCACTTAAGCATAGTTGTCTCTTCTATATAgaaaatttgacttgatttgcATTTAATTGTGTTCATCCTGCTCATAGTTACTTACTCTATTGGTTAGAAGGGGAGACCATATCATTCACCCCTTTTGTTTTAGTGACGATGCTTGATTGTAATTTTGGTCccctaataatttttattgcaAACAAGTCTGCCAAATTTTCTATTTAAGCCAATAAAGTCCTTtgtcaatataaatatataatagccTTCTTTTAGGTCTTTCCTTTGATGCCAAAGGTTATAGGGAGATGATAATAGCTAATGGGCTATAATTATGGATAAAGGTTACaattaaatctaataataataataatataatatgtattatgTATTCGTTACTTTTGGTGTTAATCTGTAAGtgactaaaattaaattattattctttttcctCAGATCAGGTCAGCTTTTTCAATggcatttaaaaatttaacgaaTCCCAAGATCATCATGAGCTTAGGACCGAACAGGAGCATTCTGGGGACTATAATCCGACCAGATCCTGTTCTGCTGGAGCGTAAAGGTGGCTTGAACGGGGATGTGACTTTTGATAAGTTGCTTCCTGGTGCTGGCGAGCCATTACAACAACAGTATGGAGAACAGGACATGTTATGCAATTGGCAGTTAGATTATGAAGAAGAACCACTACCACGGGGAGGCGACGCTAGTGCAGAGCCTAGCTCACGTTATTCagcaaagaagagaaaatctgGTTCAAAGAATTCCAGTAAGAAGCTAAAGGAAAATGGGATGAAAGGGAATGAGGAGAATGACTCTAGAAAAGAGaaggataaaaaaaagagaCGAAAGAGAAAAGCTCAACTAGAAGACAGCGGTTCTTAGACCAGACGCCGAGTTGCTGTGAGGTTTCTTACAAAATGACTGTGGtttgaaaatgaaggaataaagGCATCATCAGAGTTAAAGCAAATTTGAGTCCATTGTTGTCACAGACCCAAGATGCGAGCTCTATTCCTTCCATTCCTgcaaattatcattttttaatttttattgtttcccCATTAGATAATTGGTTTCAATGTCTGTATTTTTGAAATAGCAGAATTCTTATCCCTAAATCGAGAGAGGAGCGTTAGTCTTAGagattaaatttagtttatttatttatttatttaaatataggtGTGAAACTTGCTGTTTTAGGACCTGGGGATTAGGATTAAAATTTTGTAAGGGATAAACTATGTTGTTGTCTGtccttttttttgttaaagaagCTATGTAAACCAATCTGACGATGAAAGAAATACTAGAGGAGAGTATGCCATAtggttttgttcaaaatgaatGCAATCAATCATTTATCTGGTTTTGATAGTTTCCTGCCGTATTCTATCTATTTCATAATGGATCTACACAAGTTACTTTGTCTTGTTGGAGCCTCTTTTGCAGCACGATCAAAATCAATATCATCATCTCATCGTCGAATAGTTTACTCTGATATGTGGTTAAATGCCAAAtgcttttaaaagtttaaaattacttgcaaataatttcaaacaattaaaacaaggtgacctttatattataaaactgcataatttattctttttcaatCAATATAGAACGGGGCTTCTTAAAAATATGAAGTGTGGCCGacaaatttttatgatttaaatttttttagttgaatagttttaataataaagttacAAAGTATTAAGCAATTATCTGTCTAGTCATATTTAATGCGAGTTTCTTAAGGAAATAAGGTTATTATAGTTTTGTAAAGATGCAAAAGTAAAATGTGACTGCATTCTGGAAAGGACAAACTACAAGTCAAGTCAAAAAAGTTGTGCAAATAGGAAATACGGAGGATTTGGTTTTAATATGAAAATCGTTTTTAGTGCAAGTCCGAATCATGtggattatttaaaataaatgttaatgaaCAACAATCTTCTTActacttttcttattatctTGAACAGATACaattaactttcttttaaaaaaaattaaaattcaagtaGTATACTACATGAATTCTTTCATCAGGAAGCAAACAGAATAAAAGGTAAACATAAGTCAGAAATCATGAACCCCAGAACCAAAACAGTCTTCTGAATTCATAAGGGGTGAAAATAGTGGGAAAGTAGAAATGAGGACAAGCCAAATAAATGAAAGCAATAGTGGAAAAAGTTCACCAACTTTTAGTTAATAAGGATAAATTGCAGATTCTTGTGGTCGGTGTTCTGTTACTACTACCAATAGACAGCATGCCAAAAACACTGTTCATTTGTAGGCTTCAGTTTTTCAAAAAAGGAACAGGAATAAACAATTAAGGAAACCACGCCAAATATGACCAATCAACTAAAATCTCAGTTTCCTTAAGCAATCCATTAACACAACTTCTTCACATGCATGCACAGAAGTTTCCCTGTGCCTGGTGTTTCACAAGAACTTGTCAACCTTTAGAAGAACATGGTAACATGTTATGCACCCGTTAGTCAGAGTAATTCATT
It encodes the following:
- the LOC106754643 gene encoding non-canonical poly(A) RNA polymerase PAPD7, translated to MEEQSLNIPETFVYDTLSPLALSAANFPSPDNGESYSVFRNEISVDTPQRASPTSTTVDFFSLDVTSEAHGGVSLPEPVAAAPEPKTPTPAPEPKLESVWFGGNCKFKSPMLQLHKEIVDFCEFLSPTVEEKAARDMAIESVFGVIKHIWPHCRVEVFGSFRTGLYLPTSDIDVVILKSGLPNPQIGLNAISKALSQRNMAKKIQVIGKARVPIIKFVEKKSGLAFDISFDIDNGPKAAEYIQEAVLKWPPLRPLCLILKVFLQQRELNEVYSGGIGSYALLAMLMAMLKNLRLSQASAEHNLGVLLVHFFDFYGRKLNTSDVGVSCNGTGTFFVKSSKGFLNKSRPSLISIEDPQAPENDIGKNSFNYFQIRSAFSMAFKNLTNPKIIMSLGPNRSILGTIIRPDPVLLERKGGLNGDVTFDKLLPGAGEPLQQQYGEQDMLCNWQLDYEEEPLPRGGDASAEPSSRYSAKKRKSGSKNSSKKLKENGMKGNEENDSRKEKDKKKRRKRKAQLEDSGS